A stretch of Kaistella flava (ex Peng et al. 2021) DNA encodes these proteins:
- a CDS encoding polysaccharide biosynthesis/export family protein — MKKYSVVFVIVTLILLQACKPKQNIVYMSNNNFEHEVSQARYSGLHIQDGDRLQILVSAFDEIAVRPFNINTMAKTGAAGANTTSAANQIPSPSEYIVNSEGSILFPVLGNVFCKGMTKQQLKEELESRLKRYLTDPMVTITLSNFNISVLGEVKSPGQKTSTTEKLNLFQALALAGDATYDGNKTDVKLIRYSDEEGKDKVISLDLSEASIVNSPYYYLQQNDILYVEPDRNKQIGENRNSKVDQWIKYGGVGLGLLTLILTLTRK, encoded by the coding sequence ATGAAAAAATACTCAGTAGTATTTGTTATAGTAACCTTAATCCTCTTACAAGCCTGTAAACCCAAACAAAACATTGTTTACATGTCTAATAATAACTTTGAACATGAAGTTTCGCAGGCACGATATTCAGGTTTACATATTCAGGATGGCGACCGCTTGCAGATCTTAGTTTCTGCTTTTGATGAAATAGCAGTGCGCCCCTTCAATATCAATACCATGGCGAAAACTGGTGCCGCAGGTGCAAATACCACTAGTGCGGCTAATCAAATCCCTAGTCCCAGCGAATATATTGTAAATTCCGAAGGTAGCATTCTATTTCCTGTCTTGGGAAATGTGTTCTGCAAAGGCATGACCAAGCAACAACTAAAAGAAGAGCTCGAAAGTCGTCTTAAGCGCTATCTTACCGATCCGATGGTTACTATTACGCTCTCCAATTTTAACATTAGCGTTTTAGGGGAGGTTAAGAGTCCTGGACAGAAAACCAGCACCACCGAAAAACTCAATCTCTTTCAGGCACTTGCTTTAGCAGGTGATGCCACCTACGATGGTAATAAAACCGATGTGAAGCTTATCCGTTATTCCGACGAAGAAGGCAAAGATAAAGTGATTTCTTTAGATCTTTCCGAAGCGTCGATTGTGAATTCCCCTTATTATTATCTGCAGCAAAACGATATTCTATATGTAGAACCGGATCGCAATAAACAGATTGGTGAAAATCGGAATTCCAAAGTAGATCAATGGATTAAATATGGTGGAGTTGGTTTAGGTTTACTTACCTTAATTCTTACTTTAACCCGTAAATAA
- a CDS encoding outer membrane beta-barrel protein codes for MKKIITLIAVFLLVTVQAQEFEYGLTGSFHQGSIAGVHDRSTGKFGGTLGVFGQIPLVENDIFDSAWLYINSTIEYSTQGEYARAEVNKFGVQKFNQDYVAMDVVLKYFFHQGNFKKDVFLFAGPRIEYMVRNDRKVDPAYDLKYNKINHDQDVNKFGYGVTLGIGLKVAQQLEAFLKYDHGFSKVYPDNTRNNYNRILGLGLNYYLNEK; via the coding sequence ATGAAAAAAATAATTACACTTATCGCCGTTTTCCTTTTGGTGACCGTACAAGCACAGGAATTCGAATATGGACTCACTGGTAGCTTTCATCAAGGCTCTATTGCGGGGGTTCATGACAGGTCCACCGGTAAATTCGGTGGGACACTCGGTGTTTTTGGACAAATACCCTTAGTGGAAAATGATATTTTCGATTCTGCCTGGTTGTATATAAACTCTACAATAGAGTACAGCACCCAGGGAGAATACGCAAGAGCTGAAGTAAACAAATTCGGAGTTCAAAAATTCAATCAGGATTATGTCGCTATGGACGTGGTGTTAAAATACTTTTTTCATCAGGGAAATTTTAAAAAAGATGTCTTTTTATTTGCTGGACCCCGAATTGAATACATGGTCAGAAATGACCGTAAAGTAGATCCTGCTTATGATTTGAAATATAATAAAATAAATCATGATCAAGACGTTAATAAATTTGGTTATGGAGTAACGCTAGGTATAGGCTTAAAAGTCGCGCAACAATTGGAAGCCTTTTTAAAATATGATCATGGATTTAGCAAAGTATATCCAGATAATACCCGGAATAACTATAACCGTATATTGGGTTTAGGTCTTAATTATTATTTAAACGAAAAATAA
- a CDS encoding regulatory protein RecX, whose translation MEHKSYTFLELKQKLVNYCVYQDRCHQEVEQKMRDYLLIPEAKEEILLYLMRENYLNEERFTRSYIRGKFYMKSWGRNKIRNHLKFKGVPEKLINSCFDEIDNDDYHKTLTKLYQNYESKITGLQGYQKKSKTIKYLLSKGFEYEEIVEAIKDMEEGSE comes from the coding sequence TTGGAACACAAATCCTACACTTTCCTCGAACTCAAACAAAAACTAGTCAACTACTGCGTTTACCAGGATCGTTGCCATCAGGAAGTGGAGCAGAAGATGCGGGATTATTTATTGATTCCGGAAGCGAAAGAAGAAATTCTTTTGTATTTGATGCGAGAAAATTATCTGAATGAAGAACGTTTTACCCGAAGTTATATCCGTGGGAAATTCTACATGAAATCGTGGGGACGCAACAAAATTCGTAATCATTTAAAATTTAAAGGTGTGCCGGAGAAACTCATCAACAGCTGTTTTGATGAAATTGATAATGACGATTACCATAAAACCTTAACGAAGCTCTACCAAAACTATGAGTCTAAAATAACAGGCTTGCAGGGTTATCAGAAAAAATCTAAGACGATTAAGTATCTGTTGTCCAAAGGTTTTGAATACGAAGAGATTGTTGAGGCTATTAAAGATATGGAGGAGGGGAGTGAGTGA
- a CDS encoding four helix bundle protein, producing MEVFFISESLPRKEDYALTSQIRRSAESISANISEGFGRAGSRDKTMFYKFSRGSANETKNHLIYGNLVKYFETENSQPIIVKIESLIHELNKIIKTLEGRG from the coding sequence GTGGAAGTATTTTTTATTTCAGAGTCACTTCCCCGAAAGGAAGATTACGCATTGACTTCGCAAATTAGAAGATCCGCAGAAAGTATCTCAGCCAATATTTCTGAAGGATTTGGTAGAGCTGGAAGTAGAGATAAGACTATGTTTTATAAATTCTCCAGAGGATCAGCAAATGAAACTAAAAACCATTTGATTTATGGAAATTTGGTAAAGTATTTTGAGACTGAAAACTCGCAACCCATCATTGTGAAAATTGAAAGTTTAATCCACGAACTTAATAAAATCATTAAAACTTTAGAAGGTCGAGGCTAA